Within Lolium rigidum isolate FL_2022 chromosome 5, APGP_CSIRO_Lrig_0.1, whole genome shotgun sequence, the genomic segment TCACGAGCATATACAGCTTCAGTTCTGTTCAGTTTAGTTTTGCGAGCATCTGTTGTTGTTTGTCCTTGCTTTTGGTAATTGGCAGGCAGACTAGGTCCGATTGCAGGGCATCGTTGATCAGTTTGGCATGGTCGCTCATATAGTTTCACTTTTATAACTCGATGAATCAGTTTATGTACTCATCTCTAAATAACACAGCCATTCCTAGGCACAGCTCTTATAGGTATATAGGTTACCTGTACCTTGATGGTTTTTGACGCCCAAATCGTCTGAAATAAACTACAATTGTAGTTGCTGTAATCAACTTGAAACCTATTTTGTATCATTTGCATATCGCAACAGATAAAACCAAATTTCTCAACTGCATTCACTGGGTGAGCATGATTTATAGCAGTGTAGGTTCACCTCCTTATAATTCACTCCCTGCTCTTGTTACAGCCCAAGGGTGGAATTTTGTGGGTATAGCATCCCTCATCCTGCTGACAACAAAGTGAACATAAGAGTTCAGACTACAGGTACTGTACAATGGCGCGTGATCCTGAATATCTGTTTCTTTTTGTCTTTAGTATTCACTGCATTGAGTTGAAGGTACTAGTACTATATAAATTGCACTTCATTTTTTAAGAGAATTTCAAACAACACAGCTTTGCTTGGGTAGTTATACTGGGGTAGTGTGGGGTGTTCTGAATTTTGAATTTGGGATGTTACTGAGGTATTGTGGAGATTGGGAAAATAATATTATATTCTGTAGAATCACAACATGATTTGGTGTCTTCTATTTCATATACCGGCCATGAATAGTTTGTGCATAGTTCTCTGCTATTGTACAGTACAGAGTATTCATGCATCAATGCTCTTAGCTATGGTGCTCTCCTGGTGTGTGTCGGGTATGTTTGCAGGAGATCCAGCAAAGGATGTTATGGTAGATGCTTTGCAGGACTTGATGGTTATGTGCCAGCATGCAAGGGGGACATTTGACACCGCTGTGGTTGATTTTCGATCGAAGCAACCAGCAGAAAGGATGGATATTGATCTGAACAAAAATTTGTAGCTTCTTGGCAAACCTTAAGTGAATGTTGCAAAAACAAATACTGGACATTTGATATGCTGTAAGCTAATCTAGCTGTGTGGGGATAAAGTCATTGGGTCTATTGTAAGAAATGTTATTAATGGCGGGATAATTTGCTTCTCACTGAGGTTCTCTTGTTCAAGTGACAGCGTTACACTTCCTCTATGGAGAATTTTTTCTTAAACTTATGCAAGCAACCCCCGATGTTCGGATTTAGGGAGAAGTCCTGTCCTGATAAGTAGAATTTGGATTTTGAAAGAAATATTGCATTCAGCTAAAAGCATTATCACATTCTTCATCCAGCAACAGATACATTCAGACGGTTGCTCTTTTGAAAACGACAATAGTTCCAGCTAGACATTACACACCTCAAATGTATCAATAAACAAAGAGTGTTCTATTACTATGTTCTGAAGAAAACAAATGGAACCGAACTACAATAACGCCCTATCCGCACTAACTACTGAACATTAGGCGCACAATTTTCCAGGTAAGAAATGCAACATTGAAGGAATGAATTAAAACCTTGACATGCAAAATGATTAAGGATGCAAGAAAAGCATCACCCTACGAATAGAAAGACCTAAACACCTCCGTCTGGTCGAGCTTCAACATTGCATATGAGCTGAGGATGACCATCAGGTGCACATTCTGAAAGAAAATGAAGATTGGATCCATGGTTACTACCCTTCCCAGAACTATTCCCCATGTGATATGATTCTAGGTTAACAGTTGTCGCTCCCCTCTCATGATGTAACTAACAACCACAAGATAGTGATGTCACGGGGGTAGCAAGCTATGTGAAACTCTCAGAATCAAAGGCTAGAAAGAGTCTCAAATGCGAAGTCCGTGGACAGCATCACGCCCTGAGTTTGAATCATTGTGCTTCAGGGACATGTTTGCGAACTGTGAATCCAGGTCTCTGCTGTTACCACGACTGTGGGCAGGAGCCTGCTGCTGCATTGCatgatgttgctgctgctgctgctgctgctgttggaaCAATGATCTAAGACGACCAATTTCCCGCTCAAACATCTCTTGTTGAACTGTAGTATTGGAGGAAAAAAAGAGTTCAGACCTTGTTTCTTAACAGGCAAACTTAATAGCATTGGGAGAACATTTGAATCATTTCCTCACAaagatagaaaagaaacagaacatATGAAATATTTCTGCTGAACTTTATCACAGAACTCCAAATTTATTGTTAATCTCATTCTTTCTCacgggcagcaatttcatagtcttcttttaACAGACCAATTTCTCTACTGGTGACTGTATGTTAGCAGAGCAGCGCATTATACTATTTTACAGCATATGTGTactttacatatgaacatatacaCCATATGCAAGATATGTATTTTATTCTATATTCTGAATAAAGAAGACATCGCCGTCATGTAACAAAAGGAGGTAAGCATACGCCAATGCCTCAGCATGTTTTCACTTGACTATGCGTATGTAGTAGGAAATATAATTAGTTAAGCAAAACATGGTCTCCTCAAATCAAAGCTCCATTCTCAAGTCATTACAGCCAATTGTGAGAAATGAAAAGTCATGTAAGGTAActaacttatgcaatacaagttaatAGTAAGAAAAGTAAATAAGCTCTTGAACTTGCAATGATAACACAATCAGCAATAACTGAGCCAATCCCATATTTCCTGTTCATCCCAAGAATCACCGTTTTGTCTAAACATAATTacttgattttttatgaaacatgtACCAAGATTAAACTACCTGACTGCAATCATATACAGAAAGAGAACCTAAAGTCCTAAACAGCAAAGTATAGAACACAGGGAATTCATAAGGAATTTGTCCAATGAAAACCCCAAGGAAAATTTACTTGCATTGAAAACTATTATAGATCAGTTAAAAAAACTATTATAGATGCTACCACGGCATACACAAACTCACCGCGTTTAATTACATGCTCCTGAGATAGACTCTCAAGCCGCTGTTTCAAGGATTTGTTCTCCAGGTCTAACATGATATTTTTCTGACCAAGGAAATCCATTTCAGCTGAAACTTCTATCCCTTGTGTCTGCAAAATTAAACATATTGAGCATTCTAGTATATGTTTAACATAGAGCTAACTTCTGCCATAGAAGATTGATCTGGTTCACTTAAATAACCTGTAAGGCTTGAACTCTTCTCTCGAGCTCTGCAATATACTGGAGCTTCCGGACACGAGACCTCTGAGCATATTGCCTGTATGGACATGAAGAATACAATGAAAAACGTCAAAATTTCAAGATTTATCAGTAACTCTCAGtataaaaaaaaaacttgaacaCTAGACATGATGTGTTTCCAAGTTTTCAAGATGGCCCATCATTTTAATGGAGGCAGAAACCATAGCATTCTACATGCTAACCAATTTGGTTTGATGTGCACAGAAAGATATGCACCTACTTTGTGACTGATGCACCCAGATCTCAAATAATCACACATGTATACCACATGTAAAGTTCCTTTATGAGTTCAACTTACTTATAGCTAGAAATTTTGACTTGTTGGTTTGCTATCGTAATCACAGATGCCCACAGCCAATACACAAACCAAACTCTAATCAAATATATAGGTAATCAGTAGATGCACATTTGAAAAGTCATgtttaatactccctctgtcctgcATCAATTAATTTGGACCGGAAGGAGTAGCACTCGTTTGCGTGGAATACTCAAACAGTATGTCAGCAACACACTATAAGTCCATAAGGGAGGTGAGgttgttatgtggctgctagggttggggagggagagagagggctgcgagggcgcgagagggccggccgggggccttgcccacggccggtggcaagagggaagggatttccttcttaattcttgcttgattagattgatacatctcctctccatatatagagaggtttacttgactcccaagcaaggcttacttgacccctaagcaaaccataagactaacgggcccaggcccatgacgtacactaacactacaccccacctggacatgcagctcgtcctcgagctgcaacctaaacaaaccatgactcgacgcaacacaaccctaacacctaaaaacgagccttttacatctcgacttgttttattactctcaacctgaaatagactggggcgctttattgttgacccctgaacataaagtggacCCCATCCGCCCGTTGGACGTGCACCTGTACaaccacctggatcccatggaaaccagcgggacaaaaggagcccgcgcggcggccggcggcggaatgtagtggtgctacgcggtgcgctcctgtcggtgacaccatgccttctccccacCGGATGACTGTCGTtggcgcagactttgaggtcgctgcccgcgggaaaaacagcatgttcgccgcccgtgggggaaaccgcacgcccaagatccccaaCGCAGGGGACGAGATCGAGGTCCCttgcgcaacgaagcgcaacttggaggagctgcagctgcagatcacgcatctcccgcacacgccgacgcactaggaggccgcgcgcagcagcctcaccgccgccgacacgtggcggatagcgatccaagccggaagcggtgacggcgacggagggaaacggacctggtggaaggACATCCCGgtcggtgtcgatgtagagcccggggcaaaggtcgctcccacaccgccgaaaggcagggacggcgtcggtggcggcagcagccgctgctgcggtgttggtggcgacggcagctgctgctgctgtgtgcagctgcccaccgaacggcagggatagcgtcggtgaggacagcagctgcagcggcggcgttggtggcggcggcagctgctgttgctgctgcagcgtcccggtggggaagaaggcggccggctgctggagaagagggacccccggcgccgaggagatggtggacagcggcagcggggactgcagcagcccggcgtcgggtggcggcgacgacagcaacagcgtcggctgcagcggcccggtgatcgcggcggaggccgcctggtgcgtcggctgccacggcagcagcaccgccggcggcggaggcCCGTAGGGGCCAGCCAAGTAGAGGTGGATCTCCTGGACCGCGGTGgcgagatcgcggagggctgcggtgatctccgccggggagagaacggcggggacgtCGGATTGCAGCGGCGGtgggtgggaagaactcggtggagggctgtacatgatcgaacccgggaaaactgataccaagtgttatggTGCTAGAGccccggccggtggcaagagagaagggatttccttcttaattcttgcttgattagattgatacatctcctctccatatatacaGAGGTTTACTTggctcccaagcaaggcttacttgacccctaagcaaaccataagactaacgggcacaggcccatgacgtactctaacagagGTCAAGCTTGTCTATAAGCCAATCTTCACCAAGTGCAGCTTGCAGGCTTGCTAGGGACTGCATCGTGACATTGTTAGATAGCACTTACTGAACTTAATTATGTCAATTGATTAAATAGTGAAATGCCATAATCACAAATTCATAAGATGCGATA encodes:
- the LOC124654207 gene encoding DNA-directed RNA polymerases I and III subunit RPAC2-like, coding for MEHGSMTDSTSSTFSIMEEDHTLANSVRFVLNQDPRVEFCGYSIPHPADNKVNIRVQTTGDPAKDVMVDALQDLMVMCQHARGTFDTAVVDFRSKQPAERMDIDLNKNL